The Lutibacter profundi genome includes a region encoding these proteins:
- the rplW gene encoding 50S ribosomal protein L23, translated as MNILIKPIITEKATNDSELFNRYAFVVNKKANKLEIKNAVEKAYGVEIESVRTMNYPVQRNTKFTKSGMVHAMKGAYKKAIVQLAEGDNIDFYSNI; from the coding sequence ATGAATATTTTAATTAAACCTATTATAACGGAAAAAGCAACAAACGATAGTGAGTTATTCAATCGTTATGCTTTTGTTGTGAATAAAAAAGCGAATAAACTTGAAATTAAAAACGCTGTTGAAAAAGCATATGGTGTTGAGATTGAAAGTGTAAGAACTATGAACTATCCAGTTCAACGGAATACTAAATTCACTAAAAGTGGAATGGTACATGCGATGAAAGGTGCTTATAAAAAAGCGATAGTTCAGTTAGCAGAAGGAGATAATATTGATTTTTATAGCAATATATAA
- the rpsS gene encoding 30S ribosomal protein S19, with product MARSLKKGPYVFHKLEKKVLTNLESGKKSVIKTWSRATMITPDFVGQTIAVHNGRQFVPVYVTENMVGHKLGEFSPTRSYRGHAGAKNKGKK from the coding sequence ATGGCACGTTCATTAAAAAAAGGACCTTATGTTTTTCATAAACTTGAAAAGAAAGTTCTAACAAATTTAGAGTCAGGAAAGAAATCAGTAATCAAAACTTGGTCTAGAGCCACTATGATTACACCAGATTTTGTAGGTCAAACTATAGCAGTACACAATGGTCGTCAATTTGTACCAGTATATGTAACTGAAAATATGGTAGGGCATAAATTAGGAGAATTTTCACCAACACGTTCTTATAGAGGACATGCAGGTGCAAAAAATAAAGGTAAAAAATAG
- the rplB gene encoding 50S ribosomal protein L2, which produces MSVRKLKPVTPGQRFRVVNGFDTITTDKPEKSLLAPKKRSGGRNNSGKMTMRYMGGGHKQKYRIIDFKRDKSGVPATVKSIEYDPNRTAFIALLYYADGDKRYIIAQNGLKVGQKVISGEGATPDVGNTMLLSEIPLGTTISCIELHPGQGAVLARSAGSFAQLMARDGKYATIKLPSGETRLILVTCSATIGVVSNSDHQLLVSGKAGRTRWLGRRPRTRPVVMNPVDHPMGGGEGKSSGGHPRSRNGIPAKGFKTRSKTKASNKYIIERRKK; this is translated from the coding sequence ATGTCAGTTAGAAAATTAAAACCAGTAACACCAGGTCAGCGTTTTAGAGTAGTAAATGGGTTCGACACCATTACTACTGATAAGCCGGAGAAAAGTTTATTAGCTCCGAAAAAAAGATCTGGAGGTCGAAATAATAGTGGGAAAATGACCATGCGCTATATGGGAGGTGGTCACAAACAAAAATACCGTATTATCGATTTTAAAAGAGATAAAAGTGGTGTTCCAGCAACAGTAAAATCTATAGAGTATGATCCAAATCGTACAGCGTTTATAGCATTATTGTATTATGCTGATGGAGATAAGAGATATATTATAGCACAAAATGGATTAAAAGTTGGACAAAAAGTTATTTCTGGTGAAGGAGCTACTCCTGATGTTGGAAATACGATGTTGTTGAGTGAAATTCCATTAGGAACAACAATTTCTTGTATAGAATTACACCCTGGACAAGGAGCAGTTTTAGCGCGTAGTGCAGGTTCTTTTGCTCAGTTAATGGCAAGAGATGGGAAATATGCAACTATTAAATTACCTTCAGGAGAGACAAGATTAATTCTTGTTACTTGTAGTGCAACAATAGGAGTAGTGTCTAATTCAGATCATCAATTGTTAGTTTCAGGTAAAGCTGGTAGAACTCGTTGGTTAGGAAGAAGACCAAGAACGAGACCTGTAGTGATGAACCCTGTTGATCACCCAATGGGAGGTGGAGAAGGTAAATCTTCAGGAGGTCATCCAAGATCTAGAAACGGAATACCTGCTAAAGGATTCAAAACAAGATCTAAGACCAAGGCGAGTAATAAATATATTATAGAACGTAGAAAAAAATAA
- the rplD gene encoding 50S ribosomal protein L4, with translation MKVAVLDIQGKDTGRKVELSDAVYGIEPNKHAVYLDVKQYLANKRQGTHKAKERAEISGSTRKIKKQKGTGTARAGSIKSPVFRGGGRIFGPRPKDYSFKLNKNLKRLARKSALSIQANDKNIVVVEDFNFEAPKTKYFTAVLKAFEIENKKSLFVFAEPNKNVYLSSRNLKGSKTVTNTGLSTYELLNANKIILLESSLEGIESNLSK, from the coding sequence ATGAAAGTAGCAGTTTTAGACATACAAGGAAAAGATACAGGCAGAAAAGTTGAACTTTCTGATGCTGTATATGGAATAGAGCCAAATAAACATGCGGTATATTTAGATGTAAAGCAATATTTAGCTAATAAAAGACAAGGAACTCACAAGGCTAAAGAGAGAGCAGAAATTTCTGGAAGTACCAGAAAGATTAAGAAGCAAAAAGGTACTGGTACAGCTCGTGCAGGTAGTATAAAATCTCCTGTTTTTAGAGGTGGAGGTAGAATTTTTGGGCCTAGACCAAAAGACTATTCTTTTAAATTGAATAAAAATTTAAAAAGATTGGCACGTAAGTCGGCCCTAAGTATTCAAGCAAATGATAAGAATATTGTAGTTGTTGAAGATTTTAATTTTGAAGCTCCTAAAACAAAATATTTTACGGCAGTTTTGAAAGCTTTTGAAATTGAAAACAAAAAATCTTTATTTGTGTTTGCTGAACCAAATAAAAATGTATATTTGTCATCGCGTAATTTAAAAGGTTCTAAAACTGTAACAAACACAGGTTTAAGCACTTATGAATTATTAAATGCAAATAAAATAATCCTTTTAGAAAGTTCTTTAGAAGGTATTGAATCTAATTTAAGCAAATAG
- the rpsN gene encoding 30S ribosomal protein S14 has protein sequence MAKESMKAREVKRQKLVDKYAEKRKALKEAGDYEALQKLPRNASPVRLHNRCKLTGRPKGYIRQFGISRVTFREMANQGLIPGVRKASW, from the coding sequence ATGGCTAAAGAATCAATGAAAGCCCGTGAGGTAAAAAGACAAAAGTTAGTTGATAAGTATGCTGAAAAACGCAAAGCTTTAAAAGAAGCTGGTGATTATGAAGCATTACAAAAACTTCCGAGAAATGCATCACCAGTACGTTTACACAACCGTTGTAAATTAACAGGAAGACCAAAAGGGTATATTAGACAGTTTGGAATATCACGTGTAACATTTCGTGAAATGGCCAACCAAGGTTTAATACCTGGAGTAAGAAAAGCTAGTTGGTAA
- the rpsC gene encoding 30S ribosomal protein S3 translates to MGQKTNPIGNRLGIIRGWDSNWYGGRNYGDKIAEDDKIRRYIHARLSKASVSNVIIERTLKLVTVTITTARPGIIIGKGGQEVDKLKEELKKITGKEVQINIFEIKRPELDARLVAASIARQIENRISYRRAIKMAIAATMRMNAEGIKVQISGRLNGAEMARSEHYKDGRIPLSTFRADIDYALVEAHTTYGRLGVKVWIMKGEVYGKRELSPLVGLSKKQGKGGDRGNSKRPQNRRRK, encoded by the coding sequence ATGGGACAAAAAACAAATCCAATAGGAAATCGTTTAGGAATTATCAGAGGATGGGATTCTAACTGGTATGGAGGAAGAAACTACGGTGATAAAATTGCTGAAGACGATAAAATAAGAAGGTATATACATGCCCGATTATCTAAAGCAAGTGTTTCAAATGTAATTATTGAGCGTACACTTAAACTTGTAACCGTTACTATCACTACTGCTAGACCCGGTATTATTATTGGGAAAGGCGGGCAAGAGGTAGACAAGTTAAAAGAAGAGCTTAAAAAAATTACAGGTAAAGAAGTTCAAATTAATATTTTTGAAATTAAACGTCCAGAACTAGATGCACGTTTAGTAGCAGCTAGTATTGCTCGACAAATTGAGAATAGAATCTCATATAGAAGAGCTATAAAAATGGCAATTGCAGCTACAATGCGTATGAATGCAGAAGGTATTAAGGTACAAATTTCAGGTCGTTTAAATGGTGCAGAAATGGCACGATCAGAACATTATAAAGATGGACGGATTCCTTTATCAACTTTTAGAGCTGACATTGATTATGCGCTTGTAGAAGCTCATACTACCTACGGCCGATTGGGTGTTAAAGTATGGATTATGAAAGGTGAAGTTTATGGTAAAAGAGAATTATCACCACTTGTTGGCCTTTCTAAAAAACAAGGAAAAGGCGGCGATAGAGGAAATTCAAAAAGACCTCAAAATCGTAGAAGAAAATAA
- the rplE gene encoding 50S ribosomal protein L5, translated as MAIIPRLKEEYKNRVIKALTEEFSYKNVMQVPKLQKIVISKGVGAAVADKKLIDYAVDELTKISGQKAISTISKKDVAAFKLRKGMPIGVKVTLRGVKMYEFLDRLVTASLPRVRDFNGIKANGFDGRGNYNLGITEQIIFPEIDIDKVNKIGGMDITFVTSASTDKEAKSLLSELGLPFKKN; from the coding sequence ATGGCTATTATACCAAGACTTAAAGAAGAATATAAGAATAGAGTTATAAAAGCTCTTACTGAAGAATTCAGTTATAAAAATGTAATGCAAGTTCCTAAGTTACAGAAAATTGTAATTAGCAAAGGAGTTGGTGCTGCAGTAGCTGATAAGAAATTAATTGATTATGCCGTTGATGAATTGACTAAAATATCTGGTCAAAAAGCAATATCAACCATATCTAAAAAAGATGTTGCAGCTTTTAAATTACGTAAAGGTATGCCAATTGGCGTAAAAGTAACTTTACGCGGTGTAAAAATGTATGAATTTTTAGATAGATTGGTAACTGCATCTTTACCTCGTGTAAGAGATTTTAACGGAATCAAAGCAAATGGTTTTGATGGTAGAGGAAATTACAACTTAGGTATTACTGAACAAATCATTTTCCCAGAAATTGATATTGATAAAGTAAATAAAATAGGTGGTATGGATATTACATTTGTAACATCTGCTTCAACTGATAAAGAAGCAAAATCATTATTAAGTGAATTAGGTTTACCGTTTAAAAAGAATTAA
- the rplX gene encoding 50S ribosomal protein L24, producing the protein MKLKIKSGDTVRVMAGDHKGEEGKIVQIFLSKNRAIVEGVNLISKHTKPSAQNPQGGIVKKEASIHISNLMLLEGGEVTKVSYRMEDGKKVRISKKTDKAI; encoded by the coding sequence ATGAAGTTAAAGATAAAATCAGGAGACACAGTTAGAGTTATGGCGGGAGACCATAAAGGAGAGGAAGGGAAAATAGTTCAAATTTTCCTTAGTAAAAACAGAGCAATTGTTGAGGGTGTCAATTTGATATCGAAGCATACAAAACCTAGCGCACAAAACCCACAAGGTGGAATTGTGAAAAAAGAAGCTTCAATTCATATCTCAAATTTAATGTTACTAGAAGGTGGAGAAGTAACAAAAGTGAGTTATAGAATGGAAGACGGAAAAAAAGTTAGGATTTCTAAAAAAACTGATAAAGCAATTTAG
- the rplV gene encoding 50S ribosomal protein L22, which yields MGVRKKIRAQQIKEEKKQIAFAKLTGCPTSPRKMRLVADLVRGVEVEKALQILKFNSKEASINLEKLLLSAIANWQAKNEDANIEDAGLFVKSIYVDSAGMLKRLRPAPQGRAHRIRKRSNHVTLILGSKNVSN from the coding sequence ATGGGAGTTCGTAAAAAAATAAGAGCACAGCAGATAAAAGAGGAGAAGAAGCAAATAGCCTTTGCTAAGCTTACAGGTTGTCCTACATCACCAAGAAAAATGCGTTTAGTTGCTGATTTGGTTAGAGGAGTTGAAGTTGAAAAAGCACTTCAAATTTTAAAATTTAACTCAAAAGAAGCATCAATAAATTTAGAAAAATTATTATTGAGTGCCATAGCAAATTGGCAAGCTAAAAATGAAGATGCAAATATTGAAGATGCAGGTTTGTTTGTTAAATCAATCTATGTAGATAGCGCAGGAATGTTAAAAAGATTAAGACCAGCACCTCAAGGGCGTGCACATCGTATTAGAAAACGTTCTAATCATGTAACTTTAATCTTAGGAAGTAAAAATGTTAGCAATTAA
- the rplP gene encoding 50S ribosomal protein L16 gives MLQPKRVKYRKVQKGKGNMTGNSQRGHRLSNGMFGIKSLDQNLLTSRQIEAARIAATRHMKREGQLWIKIFPDKPITKKPLEVRMGKGKGAPEYFVAVVKPGRIIFEVGGVPAHIAKEALRLAAQKLPVKTKLVVARDFDNV, from the coding sequence ATGTTACAGCCAAAGAGAGTTAAATATCGTAAAGTACAGAAGGGGAAAGGGAATATGACTGGAAATTCTCAAAGAGGACACCGACTTTCAAACGGAATGTTTGGTATCAAATCTTTAGATCAAAACTTACTTACATCTCGACAAATAGAAGCAGCTCGTATTGCTGCAACTCGTCATATGAAAAGGGAAGGTCAATTATGGATTAAAATATTTCCAGATAAACCAATTACCAAAAAGCCTTTAGAAGTACGTATGGGTAAAGGTAAAGGAGCTCCAGAATATTTTGTAGCCGTAGTTAAACCAGGAAGAATAATATTTGAAGTAGGAGGAGTTCCCGCTCATATAGCAAAGGAAGCCTTACGTTTAGCAGCACAAAAATTACCTGTTAAAACGAAACTTGTAGTAGCTAGAGATTTTGATAACGTTTAA
- the rplO gene encoding 50S ribosomal protein L15 has protein sequence MTLNNLQPAKGSVKTQGKRVGRGQGSGKGGTATRGHKGAKSRSGYSRKVGFEGGQMPLQRRVPKFGFTNINRKEYVGVNLHKLQELVDKNIIKDTVTLDVLIENRLAGKNDLVKILGDGELKAKLNVTVHKYTATAKAAIEKAGGSAETL, from the coding sequence ATGACATTAAATAACTTACAACCTGCAAAAGGATCGGTTAAAACACAAGGTAAGCGTGTAGGTAGAGGACAAGGTTCAGGAAAGGGAGGTACGGCAACAAGAGGTCATAAAGGAGCTAAATCTCGTTCGGGATACTCTAGAAAAGTTGGTTTTGAAGGAGGTCAAATGCCTTTACAAAGACGTGTTCCTAAATTTGGTTTTACAAATATTAATCGTAAAGAATATGTAGGAGTAAACTTACATAAATTACAAGAATTGGTTGATAAAAATATAATTAAAGATACTGTAACATTAGATGTTTTAATTGAGAACCGTTTGGCTGGTAAAAATGACCTAGTTAAAATTCTAGGAGATGGAGAATTAAAAGCAAAATTAAATGTAACTGTTCATAAATATACTGCAACTGCAAAGGCTGCTATTGAAAAAGCAGGTGGTTCAGCTGAAACGTTATAA
- the rpmD gene encoding 50S ribosomal protein L30 produces MAKIKVTQVRSKIRRPQNQKRTLEALGLHKMNQVVEHDATPAIIGMVNTVKHLVSIEEIK; encoded by the coding sequence ATGGCGAAAATAAAAGTAACACAAGTACGAAGTAAAATTAGACGACCTCAAAATCAGAAAAGAACTCTTGAGGCGCTTGGTTTGCATAAAATGAATCAAGTTGTTGAACATGATGCTACTCCAGCAATTATTGGAATGGTAAATACGGTTAAACACTTAGTTTCTATTGAAGAAATTAAATAA
- the rpsE gene encoding 30S ribosomal protein S5 has protein sequence MYHKYKNVERVKPSGLELQDHLVGVQRVTKVTKGGRAFGFSAIVVVGNGNGVVGQGLGKSKDVASAIAKAIEDAKKNLVRIPIIKKTLPHEQKGKYGGARVFLKPASHGTGVIAGGAVRAVLESVGVHDVLSKSQGSSNPHNVVKATFDALLQLRSAGMIAKERGISLEKVFNG, from the coding sequence ATGTATCATAAATACAAAAACGTAGAAAGAGTTAAACCTAGCGGGTTAGAACTACAAGATCACCTAGTTGGTGTGCAAAGAGTTACAAAAGTAACTAAGGGTGGTAGAGCTTTTGGTTTCTCAGCTATTGTTGTGGTTGGAAATGGGAATGGAGTTGTAGGCCAAGGATTAGGTAAATCTAAAGATGTGGCATCTGCAATTGCAAAAGCGATTGAAGACGCTAAGAAAAACTTAGTTAGAATTCCAATTATCAAGAAAACATTACCTCATGAACAAAAAGGTAAATATGGTGGAGCAAGAGTGTTTTTAAAGCCTGCTTCACATGGTACTGGAGTTATTGCTGGTGGAGCAGTACGTGCCGTACTGGAGTCTGTAGGAGTACATGATGTACTTTCAAAATCACAAGGTTCATCAAACCCTCATAATGTTGTAAAAGCAACATTTGATGCGTTATTGCAGCTTCGTAGTGCAGGTATGATTGCCAAAGAGAGAGGAATTTCTTTGGAAAAAGTATTTAATGGTTAA
- the rpsH gene encoding 30S ribosomal protein S8, protein MITDPIADYLTRVRNSIMAGHRVVEVPASKVKKEITKILFEQGYILSYKFDDDNVQGTIKIALKYDRATKASVIKKLQRVSTPGVRRYVGADEMPRVLNGLGIAIVSTSHGVMTGKKASQEHVGGEVLCYVY, encoded by the coding sequence ATGATTACAGATCCAATTGCAGATTATCTAACTAGAGTTAGAAATTCTATAATGGCAGGGCATAGAGTAGTTGAAGTTCCTGCTTCGAAAGTTAAGAAAGAAATAACCAAGATTTTATTTGAACAAGGTTATATACTAAGCTATAAATTTGATGACGATAATGTACAAGGTACAATTAAAATAGCTTTGAAATATGATAGAGCAACAAAAGCTTCAGTTATAAAAAAATTACAACGTGTAAGTACACCAGGAGTTCGTAGATATGTAGGTGCAGATGAGATGCCTCGCGTATTAAACGGATTAGGAATAGCAATTGTATCTACATCACATGGTGTTATGACCGGTAAAAAAGCTAGTCAAGAACATGTTGGGGGAGAAGTTTTATGTTACGTATATTAA
- the rplN gene encoding 50S ribosomal protein L14, translating to MLQTESRLRVADNTGAKEVLVIRVLGGTKRRYASIGDKIVVTIKDATPNGTVKKGQVSKAVVVRTKKEIRRKDGSYIRFDDNACVLLDATSGEMKGTRVFGPVARELREKQFMKIVSLAPEVL from the coding sequence ATGTTACAAACAGAATCAAGATTAAGAGTAGCTGATAATACTGGAGCAAAAGAAGTTTTAGTTATCCGCGTTTTAGGAGGAACTAAAAGACGATATGCGTCTATTGGTGATAAAATTGTTGTAACCATTAAAGATGCTACACCAAACGGAACTGTTAAGAAAGGTCAAGTTTCTAAAGCAGTAGTTGTTAGAACGAAGAAAGAAATTAGAAGAAAAGATGGATCTTATATTAGATTTGACGACAATGCCTGTGTATTGTTAGATGCAACTTCTGGTGAAATGAAAGGAACACGTGTTTTTGGACCTGTTGCTAGAGAACTTCGGGAAAAACAGTTTATGAAAATTGTATCACTAGCACCTGAAGTGCTTTAA
- the rpsQ gene encoding 30S ribosomal protein S17: MEKRNLRKERIGVVSSNKMEKSIVVSEVKKVKHPMYGKFVLSTKKYVAHDETNDCNIGDTVRIMETRPMSKSKRWRLVEILERAK, encoded by the coding sequence ATGGAAAAAAGAAATCTTAGAAAAGAGAGAATAGGTGTAGTTTCTAGTAACAAAATGGAGAAATCTATTGTTGTTTCTGAAGTTAAGAAGGTAAAACACCCTATGTACGGAAAATTCGTGTTAAGCACAAAAAAATATGTGGCGCACGATGAAACAAATGATTGCAATATTGGAGATACTGTTAGAATAATGGAAACTCGTCCAATGAGTAAATCTAAACGTTGGAGATTAGTAGAAATCCTAGAAAGAGCTAAATAA
- the rplR gene encoding 50S ribosomal protein L18: MALSKLERRQRIKHRIRKIIFGTASRPRLSVFRSNKEMYAQLVDDKSGVTLISVSSRDKEIESVGSKSEVAKLVGKNIAEKAIKAGVETVAFDRNGFLYHGRVKALAEAAREAGLKF, translated from the coding sequence ATGGCATTATCAAAGCTTGAAAGAAGACAAAGAATTAAGCATAGAATTAGAAAAATTATTTTTGGAACAGCTTCTAGACCTAGATTGTCTGTATTTAGAAGTAATAAAGAAATGTATGCTCAATTAGTAGATGATAAATCGGGTGTTACTTTAATATCTGTATCATCAAGAGATAAAGAAATTGAATCAGTAGGTTCAAAGTCAGAAGTTGCAAAATTAGTTGGTAAAAATATCGCTGAAAAAGCAATTAAAGCAGGTGTTGAAACAGTTGCATTTGACAGAAATGGATTTTTGTATCACGGTAGAGTTAAAGCTCTAGCAGAAGCTGCAAGAGAAGCAGGTTTAAAATTTTAA
- the rplC gene encoding 50S ribosomal protein L3: MSGLIGRKIGMTSLFDENGKNIPCTVIEAGPCVVTQVRTEEVDGYTALQLGFDDKKAKSSNKALDGHFKKAGTTAKRKVIEFQGFDEEYNLGDQITVNLFTEGEFVDVSATSKGKGFQGVVKRHGFAGVGQATHGQHNRLRAPGSIGAASYPARVFKGMRMAGRMGGNKVTVQNLRVLKVVPEKNLLVVKGAIPGHKNTYVIVQK, encoded by the coding sequence ATGTCTGGGTTAATAGGAAGAAAAATCGGAATGACCAGCTTATTTGATGAAAACGGGAAAAATATTCCTTGTACAGTAATCGAAGCAGGTCCATGCGTAGTTACCCAAGTCAGAACCGAAGAAGTTGATGGATATACAGCCCTTCAACTTGGTTTCGATGACAAAAAGGCAAAAAGTTCCAACAAAGCCTTAGATGGCCACTTTAAAAAAGCTGGAACTACTGCCAAAAGAAAAGTTATCGAATTTCAAGGTTTTGATGAGGAGTACAATTTAGGAGATCAAATAACAGTTAATCTTTTTACTGAAGGAGAATTTGTTGATGTATCAGCAACTTCAAAAGGAAAAGGTTTTCAAGGTGTTGTAAAACGTCACGGCTTTGCTGGTGTCGGTCAAGCAACTCACGGTCAACACAACCGTTTAAGAGCTCCAGGATCAATAGGTGCTGCATCATACCCTGCTCGAGTATTTAAAGGAATGCGTATGGCAGGAAGAATGGGTGGAAATAAAGTTACAGTTCAAAATTTAAGAGTTTTAAAAGTAGTTCCTGAGAAGAATTTACTTGTGGTTAAGGGAGCAATTCCGGGTCATAAAAACACTTATGTAATCGTTCAGAAATAA
- the rplF gene encoding 50S ribosomal protein L6 has translation MSRIGNNPITLPEGVTFKINENIVTIKGKLGELSQEITDDIKVEVEEGKITLQRPSDSKSHKAKHGLYRALLNNMIIGVSKGWTKELELVGVGYRASNQGQVLDLALGFSHNIVLDVAPEVKVETISEKGKNPIVKLTSFDKQLVGAVAAKIRSLRKPEPYKGKGVKFVGELLRRKAGKSA, from the coding sequence ATGTCAAGAATAGGAAATAACCCAATTACGTTACCAGAAGGTGTTACATTTAAAATTAATGAGAACATTGTTACTATAAAGGGTAAATTGGGAGAGTTATCTCAAGAAATTACAGATGATATTAAGGTTGAAGTTGAAGAAGGTAAAATTACTTTACAACGGCCATCTGATAGTAAAAGCCATAAAGCAAAGCATGGTTTATATAGAGCTTTATTGAACAATATGATTATTGGTGTTTCAAAAGGTTGGACTAAAGAATTAGAACTTGTTGGTGTAGGGTATAGAGCTAGTAATCAAGGTCAAGTTTTAGATTTAGCCCTAGGATTTTCACACAATATAGTTTTAGATGTTGCTCCTGAAGTTAAAGTTGAAACTATATCAGAAAAAGGAAAAAACCCAATTGTTAAATTAACTTCATTTGATAAACAACTTGTAGGAGCTGTTGCGGCTAAGATTCGTTCTTTACGTAAACCAGAGCCTTACAAAGGAAAAGGAGTTAAATTTGTTGGAGAATTATTAAGAAGAAAAGCAGGTAAATCTGCATAA
- the rpmC gene encoding 50S ribosomal protein L29, with the protein MKQSEIIELSTEELQEKLGSLKKSYTDLKMAHSISPLETPMQLRTLRRTVARVATELTKRELQ; encoded by the coding sequence ATGAAACAATCTGAAATTATAGAATTATCAACTGAAGAGTTACAAGAAAAACTTGGAAGTTTAAAGAAAAGTTATACAGATCTAAAAATGGCTCATTCAATTTCACCATTGGAAACGCCAATGCAGTTGAGAACACTTAGAAGAACTGTTGCACGAGTAGCTACAGAATTAACTAAAAGAGAATTACAATAA
- the secY gene encoding preprotein translocase subunit SecY, translating into MKKLIQTIRDIWSIEELRNKILLTLGFMAIYRFAAQVPLPGIDISVAQAALKNQTSGGGILGLLDMFTGGAFAKASVVALGIMPYISASIVVQLMGIAVPYLQKLQKDGESGRKKINQITRWLTIAITMVQGPTYIANIYRLIPESAFYISGSMFWITSMVVLTAGTIFAMWLGEKITDKGIGNGISLLIMIGIIARFPGAFIQEAVSKVTASNGGLIMILIEIIVWLLVILVSVYLVTAVRRIPVQYARKTVAGNIKNVAGARDYIPLKLNSSGVMPIIFAQAIMFAPALMAGSDNQTVKTIGIEFSNMFGLWYNLLFAFLIIIFSYFYTAITIPTNKMADDLKRSGGFIPGIRPGKDTGELLDRILSLITFPGSLFLALVAILPSIVINFGLTQSWALFYGGTSLLIMVGVAIDTIQQINSHLLNRHYDGLMKKGTKRKSLA; encoded by the coding sequence ATGAAAAAATTAATTCAAACCATTAGAGACATTTGGAGTATAGAAGAACTTAGAAATAAGATTCTATTAACACTTGGATTTATGGCAATTTATCGTTTTGCCGCACAGGTACCACTTCCAGGTATTGATATTTCTGTTGCTCAGGCAGCTCTTAAAAACCAAACCAGCGGTGGTGGAATATTAGGATTGTTAGACATGTTTACTGGTGGAGCTTTTGCAAAAGCATCAGTAGTAGCATTGGGTATTATGCCTTATATTTCTGCTTCAATTGTAGTGCAATTAATGGGAATTGCGGTTCCATATTTACAAAAACTACAAAAAGATGGTGAAAGTGGAAGAAAAAAAATAAATCAAATTACACGTTGGTTAACTATTGCTATTACAATGGTTCAAGGGCCTACTTATATTGCTAATATATATAGGTTAATTCCTGAATCAGCATTTTATATTAGCGGAAGTATGTTTTGGATAACATCTATGGTGGTATTAACTGCAGGAACTATTTTTGCTATGTGGTTGGGTGAAAAAATAACAGATAAAGGTATTGGTAATGGTATATCATTGTTAATTATGATTGGTATAATTGCTCGTTTTCCAGGTGCTTTTATACAAGAAGCTGTTTCAAAAGTTACAGCATCCAATGGTGGATTAATAATGATTTTGATTGAAATAATAGTTTGGCTTTTAGTAATTCTAGTTTCAGTTTATTTAGTTACAGCAGTTCGTAGAATACCGGTTCAATATGCAAGAAAAACTGTAGCCGGTAATATTAAGAATGTAGCTGGGGCAAGAGATTATATTCCACTAAAATTAAATTCATCAGGTGTAATGCCAATTATATTTGCACAAGCAATTATGTTTGCACCTGCATTGATGGCAGGATCTGACAATCAAACCGTAAAAACTATTGGAATTGAGTTTTCCAATATGTTTGGCCTATGGTATAATTTATTGTTTGCTTTTTTAATTATAATATTTAGTTATTTTTATACCGCAATTACAATACCTACCAATAAAATGGCAGATGATTTAAAAAGAAGTGGAGGTTTTATACCTGGAATTAGACCAGGGAAAGATACAGGGGAGTTATTGGATAGAATTTTATCTTTAATTACATTTCCAGGATCTTTATTTTTAGCTTTAGTGGCAATTTTACCATCAATAGTTATTAATTTTGGGTTAACACAATCTTGGGCTTTATTTTATGGAGGAACATCATTGTTAATTATGGTTGGTGTAGCTATTGATACTATTCAACAAATTAACTCACATTTATTAAATCGACATTATGATGGTTTAATGAAAAAAGGAACTAAAAGAAAATCATTAGCATAA